The Vanessa tameamea isolate UH-Manoa-2023 chromosome 2, ilVanTame1 primary haplotype, whole genome shotgun sequence genome has a segment encoding these proteins:
- the LOC113398933 gene encoding HEAT repeat-containing protein 3 produces the protein MGKIRKRKVNKGDNIESTSNDEELPVDSKENAIQTMIDQIQTANVEEKYCGLQTFAMLIESSGSLEQMIDRGIVKIVAPLLFDPASSIRNAAAGSLRNLSAVSLDMCDLLMEHDIMTPLICYFHEYTESWSPDVNSKTKDEDTDTMIQCTNLLLNLCESSGLAVKYVGNSRLLDIFTRYLDISTFGKEIVIAILQCLFVIVEDNLLAKEKVRSSSERQLTELLLLESSDPTTLFIKTLAGGVIITIGGNNIDALPIDVMNQIFAVLAKTLSVDHRVACNQLSSSVPLGDVAGKVEALKGKEALQLQNQINSVAHILESQKCAIEIIANICSCEGDAVGSTEGPDSSDSDEETADDVSSNGEGSLLYEDVIPAVILEALISIDILNKVWTRTQLPAENVLMILNEYEDTQLVNKKIHSLQVRALLCMNNLLLGLPTDYLGGINGIYRFWVEAGKLAFKQNSKNFDLLEAATAAMRAALNKITNINRAKPASESNLFSDLALSDIEIMLTGIKECQVPAIRANLFRMIGILALLLINNLNETTSEVIRCITEFILEQALKENEVWVLAEAIDTLVDMYAEDETDQLAAKVQLVDKLAVLAPILKNKTRQQKNLPKDYKALVKTANSNLPRFIKYKKQRVSML, from the exons ATGGGTAAAATAAGGAAACGGAAAGTAAATAAGGGTGATAATATTGAATCTACTTCTAATGATGAAGAATTGCCTGTTGATTCTAAAGAGAATGCAATTCAAACAATGATAGATCAAATTCAG ACCGCTAATGTGGAAGAGAAGTATTGTGGTCTTCAAACGTTTGCAATGCTGATAGAAAGCTCAGGTAGCTTAGAACAAATGATTGATCGAGGAATTGTTAAGATAGTAGCGCCACTTCTGTTCGATCCAGCTTCGTCAATAAGGAATGCCGCTGCTGGTTCTCTTAGGAACTTGTCTGCTGTAAGCCTAGACATGTGTGATCTTTTAATGGAACATGATATTATGACACCTTTGATTTGTTATTTTCACGAG TATACAGAATCTTGGAGTCCAGATGTTAATTCTAAAACTAAAGATGAAGACACGGATACAATGATCCAATGCACTAACCTCTTGTTAAATTTATGTGAAAGTTCAG GTTTAGCTGTAAAATATGTGGGAAATTCACGACTTCTGGATATATTTACAAGATACTTGGATATATCCACTTTTGGAAAAGAAATTGTTATTGCTATACTGCAGTGCTTGTTTGTAATAGTAGAGGACAATCTATTAGCTAAAGAAAAAGTTAGGTCATCTTCAGAAAGACAATTGAcagaattattgttattggaAAGCAGTGATCCTAcaactttattcataaaaacacTTGCTGGAGGTGTAATCATAACCATAGGTGGAAACAATATTGATGCTCTTCCAATTGATGTTATGAATCAAATATTTGCAGTTTTAGCAAAAACATTATCAGTAGATCATAGAGTAGCCTGCAATCAACTGTCAAGTAGTGTGCCATTAGGTGATGTAGCTGGAAAAGTAGAAGCCCTTAAAGGGAAAGAAGCTCTACAATTACAGAATCAGATAAATTCTGTTGCACATATTTTGGAGAGCCAGAAGTGTGCTATTGAAATAATTGCTAACATTTGCTCCTGTGAAG GAGACGCTGTTGGTTCTACAGAAGGACCTGACTCATCAGATAGTGATGAAGAAACAGCCGATGACGTCTCCAGCAATGGTGAAGGAAGCTTACTCTATGAAGATGTAATACCAGCAGTTATATTAGAAGCCTTAATttctatagatatattaaataaagtatggaCTCGTACACAGTTGCCTGCAGAAAATGTGcttatgattttaaatgaatatgagGATACACAGttagttaataaaaa aatACACAGTCTACAAGTACGAGCACTTCTATGTATGAACAATTTATTGTTAGGCTTACCAACAGATTATCTGGGTGGAATAAATGGCATATATCGATTTTGGGTTGAAGCAGGAAAACTtgcatttaaacaaaattcaaaaaattttgACTTGTTGGAAGCTGCAACAGCTGCTATGAGAGCagctttgaataaaataacaaatataaatagagCCAAACCAGCTAGTGAAAGCAATTTATTTAGTGATCTAGCCTTATCAGATATTGAG ATAATGTTAACTGGAATAAAAGAATGTCAAGTGCCTGCAATTAGGGCAAATCTTTTTCGGATGATTGGAATATTAGCTttgttactaattaataatttaaatgaaaccaCTTCTGAAGTGATACGCTGCATCACTGAATTCATATTAGAGCAAGCACTCAAAGAAAATGAAGTATGGGTACTAGCAGAAGCAATAGATACATTGGTTGACATGTATGCAGAAGACGAAACTGATCAGCTAGCCGCTAAAGTTCAATTAGTTGATAAATTGGCAGTTTTAGCccctattttaaaaaataag ACAAGACAACAGAAAAATCTCCCGAAAGATTACAAGGCCCTAGTAAAAACTGCAAACTCAAACTTACCaagatttattaagtataaaaaacagAGAGTTAGTATGTTGTAA